TCACCCTCACCAAGCCGCTTACGGAGGGTCTCCGCCACGCACTGTGTCCATCAGGCGACAGAGGAATATGTCTTGGATACAGTCTTAGCAAATTTGGTCATAAATCGGGTTTTGCTGATGGGTCAGaatcttcctgttttcttcttcttcttgttttcttcttcttcttagcCCGGCTGCCAGCTAATTTTCTCCTTCTCGTGCTTTCAGCGCACAGCATGTTACCCCACGAGCCACCCACCTGAGGTCAGGAGATGCCCTTGGCGGCATAAAGTGACATTCAACGAATCCTCAAAATGACTGACTTAAAAAGCAACCCAGGGTATGAAAAGAGAGCTGATCTGACGGGGCTATTTCACAGCTCTCATgggttatgaaaattcccttccctaactattatcTCAACCAGTCTTTATAGTACGAAAGTGCATTAACTTTGTTAATATGTATTAGTTCACATTATACACTGTACTGTAATgaggtagtggaattttactggagactttggtattGTTCATGCTTACGTAAAACTAAaggacagcccagccctggaGAGGCggactttgcttcttggaagcttagagctgtccgtGAAGGCTAAAAGATACCCCGGGACAACCAAGCAAAcaccagcatcccagcccctccgGCACATCTCTGAAACCCTCCCAGCATCGTCTGGCATCATCGATCAGTAACTCCAGCCCGACCGACTCCAGGGACACCTGGGtcaatagacgagcagcaagaatgctgcaaaactagagttgctttgcaaagttttactatgattaataattgggggggggggggtgttagtgattagtcaaatcgTGTTGTACCTGAATGCTTGAAGGGTCTAAGAACCCCCTGTAAAACCACATTTGGGGTGCCTCAATTTGGCTGGGACACCTCATGCCCCagcatgaataaatatttgctcTTGTAGTTTGTGTCCCAGCCTCTCTGCTTGGTCGGCACGGGCCAGCTGTGAATTTTTGTAACACCCGCCGGGTGGGGTTTGCCCTCCCGGGATGGGGAATGCCGATGTccttctgctccctctgccccccgcACATCTCCCCTCGCAGCAGCTGGACCCGGACGTACAAAATTATTAGATTTACACCAAAATACAAGTTCCCCATCAGTGATAGGGCTGGGATTTTGCTGCAAAGCAAGGACAATATGTGGGTGCAGCAGCTGAAGAAGGGATGTTATTGGCACTgatgaagcagaggaagaagtcACAGATAACAAGTCCACCCGCCCAAGGTCGCGGCAGACACCCACGCCAGCAAAGCGCAGTGTCTGGCCTCGCTAAATGACGTGTCTGAGCCAGAACAGCAAACACAGCAGCGGGGCTTCCCCGAGGAGCGGGCGGCGAGAGAAAAATTAATGAGTTTTTGTTCTTTATCTACAGGCGGCTGTAGCAGGGCTCGAGCACGTCAGGAGCTTACGTGGTGTCACAGGTCAGCTGTGCAAAAGCAGCACCGTGAGGACGGGAAATCATTTTGCTGAGGCTGCAGTGACAAGGAGCCAAAAAGATACATCACATCATCCTCAATTTGCCTAAATTTGCACAGTGCAAGGTGCGTCCTTGGCACAAGCCTGTTTGCTTCCCGAGGAGCACAAAGGAGAGAATGAGACATCAAGGAGGTTATCTCACAGATTTATAatttctctgcagctctgccctccGGTTCCAGCTCTGGGCTGGTTTGGTCACCAGTTCCCTCcctctgattttttatttttagtgactATTAGCACAAGCAACTTCTATCAGCTAAAAAAACCCGGCTTCCCAGACGCTCGCTCCTACATCTAGACCCTTCGGTGCAGCCTGGTAACAGGTCAGATGGAAGATACGGTTTGCCGGGAGGAAAAGTCCAGCAAAATGAAGGTCATTTCCAGCTGCCCCAGTTTTGCTTTGAGCACAACTACGCGGGACAGGGTGCAATGTCAGGCTGGAAACCGGGGCAAGAAGTGTGATGGATGCAGGAGATCGGAGCTGCCAAAATGGGAAGGGGGGAACTGGCAGTCACTAAAGCAAGTTCTGCCATCAAGAAGCTACTTGTGAAAAAAATAGACGTTTGCTGtcttatttttttgctgatgaTCTTAATTTTACTGAATGTGTAAGATTTGCTTTAGCAAAACAAATATCACTCTTGGGTTTTTGCCATACCAtgaatttttaatgctttattagAACGCTGGAGGGTTTCAGCCCAGCCTGCGACCGCTTTTAATAGAGTGAAACTCCGCTTCGTTACCTGCTCACGCACCGCGGGGGCCACCTGTCCTCGGGATTTAACGGCCGGGAAACCAAGCCCGGCTGCCAGCTAATTCCACACAAACCAGGTAccccttgcagaaaaaaaaaaaaaccaacaactttttGAAAGTCGTCTGCATCTTCGTGCGCaaaggttatttctttttaaaaaaggggttTAGGACACTCTGGGATCTGACAGCGCTTTCCCTACCTAATAAACAACCGGCGGCGAGTGCCAGAAACGGTGATCGCGGGGGAGAAAGGCGTGCAAAGGCTTTGTTCGCCTGCGGCCCAAGAGGAAAgctgcggcggcggcaggcggcaAAGCGCCAAGGCCGGGgcggtcccgggggggggggggggggtgtagatTTACCTCCGCGCTGGGAAAGATGTATGGGGAaagaatgtctttttaaaatctattgaaaaatgctttgaaaagcaaCGTACTGGAGAGAAACCCAAACGCAGCGGCGCTTCGGCCAGGCAGGGCCCGGCGCTCCGCggggcccccggccccggccccggcccgctgcTCCCCCGGGGAGGCGGCGCCCCCGCCGAGCGGCcggaggggggggacgggggggacgggggacggggggggggcgcgccgcTCTGGCCACGCCCACACGACGCGCGTCAGCGGGCCGAGGCGACGGCGGCGACCAATCGGAgccggcggcggtgccggcgcgTTCGGAGCGGGCCGTTCACGAAGAGGTAGGGGAGGGAAAAATGAATGGGCGGGTCACGTGGGGAGGCGAGCTGCCACGCCCCCCTCCGCTCGGGGCCGGGATGGAGCCGGGACCGGGGCCCGGGACCGGGCCCGGGCGCTGGGGCGCGGCCGCCTGCGTGCTGACCGGCGCCTCCCGCGGCTTCGGGCGCAGCCTGGCGCGGCTGCTGGCTCCGCGGCTCGGCGAGGGctcggtgctgctgctgctggcgcgCTCGGCGGCGCCGCTGGCCGAGCTGGCGGCCGAGCTGCGGGGGAGCGGCACCGGGCTGCGGGTGGAGTGCGTGGCCGCCGACCTGGGCTGCGAGCAGGGGCTGCGGCGGGCGATCGCTGCCCTGCGGGAGgtgctgcccgccgccccgcccggccgcctgATCCTCGTCAACAACGCCGGTAACAACGCgaccccccgccccgcgccccggggcTCGCTGCCCTCCGCCTCCCCGGGGCACCACGGGCCCCTCCTGGGTTCTGCACCGGCTGAGCCGTGGCTTGATCGGTGCTTTGGGTGCCGGTAAATAACCCAACCGAGCAGCAGGGATTTCGCCCTGTCCGGATCTCATTAAGCTAATGACTTTGGAGGGCAGCCCAGGAGCGGTTCGCTGCCGGGACGTGGTGCAGAACCGCGGTGCTTTGCCGCTCCCAAGGTTTTATCCCGACGTGTACCCGTTACTCGTGGCATAGGGCAGctggctgccctcctgcaccCTCCTGCCTTCCTTCAGAGAAACTTCTAGCCCTGCCTGTGGGGGCTTCGCTTGCAATCTTTAATGTCTGTTGGCTTTAGTGCCTTTTTTCCACCCGTTATCGCTGTAAATAAGACCGTGCGTTACCAGTAGGTAATAGGTCTCTTACTGACTTGGTTCCGAAAGAGGGACATGCAGGAGAGCACGTGGTGGCCCGTGGGGACGTTGTGCTTCAGGCTGGAGGTTGGGAGCTGTGTGTTTTGGCAGAGGATTGGCAGGGCAGGTCCGTGTCCCGTGTCACCGCTGTTGGTTCAGCGAGTGACCCGAAAGCGATGAGCAGAGCTGGGCCGTGCTGAGCTCCTCGCTCTGCTGTGAGACCCTGCTAGAGGTTGGGCCAGCAAAGCTGCTCGCTTTTGTCTGTAATAGTGTTGTATGTGGAAATGCAGGAGCAAAAGGGATCTGCTGCGTTGTTGAACCCATCTTTAACTACTCTTAAATCATGTGTCCTTCCTTCCTAGGCTCCCTGGGAGACATCTCCAAATCCTTCCTCGATCTCACCGACCCAGATGAGATCAACAGCTACTTTGCCTTCAATGTCACCTCGGCGCTTTGCCTCACCTCCACCGCCCTGCAAGCCTTCGGAAAGCGGCCTGGCTCGAGCAGGACGGTGGTGAACATCTCCTCGCTCTGTGCCGTGAAGCCCTTCAAGAACTGGGCGCTGTACTGCAGCGGGAAGGCTTCCCGGGACATGATGTTCCAGGTGCTGGCGCTCGAGGAGCCTGATGTCCGTGTGCTCAACTACGCCCCGGGTGAGGAGGGAAGCTCATTAATTGCTATTAATTTTCTCCTGGCTTTGTGGATAAAAGATTCTTGCAGCCAAGCCAGGTACAGAGGGAAAATGAGCCCCAGATTTTGCTTTCTcctgatgtgatttttttttttttcttttgctctttcccCAGGGCCGCTGGACACGGACATGCAGCTCTTGGCCCGGACTAAGACCGGAGACCCTGAGATGCGTCAGTATTTCCAAAGcctgcaggagagcaggcagctgaTAGACTGCACCGTGTCAGCCCAGAAGCTGGTGAATCTCCTGGAGGAGAACACCTTCCGCTCCGGCGCCCACGTGGATTTCTACGACATCTGAGTTACTCTCACCTCCACCTTTGccttcctgctttgctttctgctgagcCGCGTCTTGGGTGCCTCCAGCGTGTTTGGTGACCTTGTTTGAGTCCTGGGTGCTGCGCAGCTTTCAAGAGAAGACCTCTGGGTGCCTTATCAATGCTCCTGGTGCCCCGATGGGGATGGGGGGAAGTTACTGCTTTGCTGTGCTGTAGCCGTTGAGCCCTCCCGGGCACCTGCCGGCACGAGTGGGGATTTCTCACCTTGTGGGGATGGGGGAGCagaggtggcttttccaagaaaATGGGCGCAGACTTCTTAAAGCTCTCCTGTGCAGGAGTGTGTGTGAGCCAAGGGGGTGCCGGGGCATGCGAGGCCAGGTCAGAAAGCCACCCCAGAAGGTCTCGAAGAAGCCAACAGTAGGGTTAGAGCTGAGCGTCCCTGTGTCTGTCCCCTTTGCCCTGCGGGAGCTGTGTGCTCAGCACCTGAGCAAGTCACCAAAGGGCAAAAGAGCCATTCccggggctggaggaggtggctgtCACCCCGGAGGCCTGACTGTCTGTCCCCTGTGTCACCAATGGCTTGTCCAGACTTTCCTGCAGTTCTGGGATCATCTCTATGCAGGATTTGTGTATTAAGACATTGAGCAAAGCCTGTTCCTATGTTTTTGGCACAAAGGCAATAAATCCCCAGGAGGGGGGGCTGGCCATGGAGGAGATGTGAATATTTGGGTGCCTGGCTGGGGTCACCAGCTTACATAAACCCGTGCACAAGTGCAGCGCGGGTTAGAGCGCATCTGAGACACAGCCCTGAGTTCATGCCATGCTCCTGTTTGCAGGTTCTGGGTCCAAGCCTGGATCGGGGGCTTCAGCCCCTCCTGGGTTgttcttttaattatttgtggGTGTTTACCCTTAGTTTTTCATCAAGTCCCAGGAAGCACAGGCCCTTATAGACTTGCCCTTCTAGAAAGCAGCTGATGTGCAGCGTGTGTTGATGCAGGAGAGCTTCTCTGAAGTGCGGTGACATCCCCTGCATGCCGCGGAAATGCCCAGTATCTCTCTGTGCTCAGTGGCGACGGCCTTCCTGCAGTCCTCTATCTCAACCCCGTATTTCAAATTTTGTCCACCTGGATCAACAGTCATTAAAAGTTTCACATCTGGTCTGGGTCTCCTGCTGCATCTTTAAAAGTAGAGAAATttttgggagggtgggaggagAGAGCCTGGGTTAAGCACTGTCTTCATCCAACAAGGCACCACACGTGCCCTCCTGGAGTCCTGTTCTTCCATCTCTGAGTCATCTCATTAACTCTGTGTTAACTTAATCCTGTcaagctcaaaaaaacccctctctagCTAGACTGCTGCTTGGTTTCATCTTCCCTCTATGCCTGTGAAACTCATTATTGGCCAAACCCTCTCTGCTGCTCACTACACTGGCAATGGGGTTGTGTCTCTGGGGTTTGATACCTGATGCTGTTGAATGTGGTCTGTGAAACCtggacagacctgctgctgctgctaaaaaaTCCCCCATCTCCTCACCTTGTATCCATATGAGCTTGTCCCATCCCCTCTTGGGCAGAAATCCTCTTTTGGGATCTGGCTTTCTGCAAAAAATAACCCCAGTGCTCAGAGCTGGGGGTCCCAAATCCTTCCCTTACAGTGTCTCGGACCATGGGCTCTCAGGGGCTGGGCTGAAGGTAGGTAAGCCCTCCCAGAAAGGCTCAAGGAACCCCAAATTGCACGAAGAGCTGGGATGGTAATGGGGGACAGGGCTGCCCTGGGCATGGGGACCACTTGGTACTAGCTGGGTGGGAGATGCAGATGGGCTCTTCGGGATAAGACACATTAAAAGCTGGGATACCCAAGGGAAAGGTTTATTTTTGGACTCTGCGTACTTGGTTGAGGTCTGACCACCCTCCAGTGGCTGGGATTGTATCGGCAACTCTGTGTGTCGTCTTGGAGTATCTGCGTGAGGGGTTGTggtatcacagaggtgccacttGAAACCGGACACTTCTCCAACCCAAATCTTTCCCCCAAGAGAGTATATATAGCAAGGTGCTTATGTCCTGCTGCACACAACGTTAATGAAATCATTAATGAAACACTGGATTTGATTCATAGCATggtgtgggttggaagggaccttcaaagatcatctagtccaaccccctgccgtgggcagggacatcttccactagaccaggttgctcaaagcctcgtccagcctgacctcgaacacttccagggatgggacatccacaacttctctgggcaacctggtccactgtctcaccatcctcattgTAAAACATGtcttccttacatccagtctaaacccaccctctttcagtttaaaaccattgccacTCGTCTTGTCACTACAGGTAgtagtctctctccatctttcttataagccccctttatatattgaaaggccgcgataaggtctccccagagcctcctccaggctgaacaaccccaactcagcctctctccatagcagaggtgttccagccctcggactacttttgtggcctcctctgaacccgctctaacaggtccatccGTCTTGTACTGGGACCTGGGTCACTTTTcactcccttttctctctcccctggtgCCCGGGGGCAGCCCACAAGCAGCAGGAGCAAAAATCAGTCTCGGTGTCCCTGTCCCTTCAACCAGGAAACTCTACATCTGCTTGAAGAGGAAACCTGTTACCAACATCAAGCACGTACCAAGTGCGA
This region of Aptenodytes patagonicus chromosome 4, bAptPat1.pri.cur, whole genome shotgun sequence genomic DNA includes:
- the SPR gene encoding sepiapterin reductase, with protein sequence MEPGPGPGTGPGRWGAAACVLTGASRGFGRSLARLLAPRLGEGSVLLLLARSAAPLAELAAELRGSGTGLRVECVAADLGCEQGLRRAIAALREVLPAAPPGRLILVNNAGSLGDISKSFLDLTDPDEINSYFAFNVTSALCLTSTALQAFGKRPGSSRTVVNISSLCAVKPFKNWALYCSGKASRDMMFQVLALEEPDVRVLNYAPGPLDTDMQLLARTKTGDPEMRQYFQSLQESRQLIDCTVSAQKLVNLLEENTFRSGAHVDFYDI